One Microvirga thermotolerans DNA window includes the following coding sequences:
- a CDS encoding SUF system Fe-S cluster assembly protein, with product MTDDIVAALKTVYDPEIPADIYELGLIYRVEIDDDRQVTIDMTLTAPGCPVAGEMPGWVENAVSAVPGVQGVKVNMVFDPPWDQSRMSDEARVALDMW from the coding sequence ATGACCGACGACATCGTGGCCGCCCTCAAGACGGTCTACGATCCCGAGATCCCGGCCGACATCTACGAACTCGGCCTGATCTACCGCGTCGAGATCGACGACGACCGGCAGGTGACCATCGACATGACCCTCACCGCGCCGGGCTGCCCGGTGGCCGGGGAGATGCCCGGCTGGGTGGAGAACGCCGTCTCCGCCGTGCCCGGCGTGCAGGGGGTCAAGGTCAACATGGTCTTCGATCCGCCGTGGGACCAGAGCCGCATGTCCGACGAGGCGCGCGTCGCCCTCGACATGTGGTGA
- a CDS encoding HesB/IscA family protein, with amino-acid sequence MALPGFKVITLTDAAANRVKEIIARADRPIVGVRVGVKNGGCAGMSYTMEYAESVSPLDEVVEDKGVTVLIDPKAVLFLLGTEMDFQTTKMASQFVFNNPNQTSACGCGESVAITPAAPDKLQAAH; translated from the coding sequence ATGGCTCTACCCGGTTTCAAGGTCATCACCTTGACCGACGCGGCGGCGAATCGCGTCAAGGAGATCATCGCCAGGGCCGACAGGCCCATCGTGGGCGTGCGCGTCGGCGTCAAGAACGGCGGCTGCGCCGGGATGTCCTACACCATGGAATATGCGGAGAGCGTCTCTCCCCTCGACGAGGTCGTCGAGGACAAGGGCGTGACCGTCCTGATCGATCCGAAGGCCGTGCTCTTCCTGCTCGGCACGGAGATGGACTTCCAGACCACCAAGATGGCCTCGCAGTTCGTCTTCAACAATCCCAACCAGACCTCGGCCTGCGGCTGCGGCGAGTCGGTGGCCATCACGCCCGCCGCTCCCGACAAGCTCCAGGCGGCCCACTGA
- a CDS encoding TfoX/Sxy family protein, whose protein sequence is MDADAIRDVFRGLGPIRIRRMFGGHGIYRGDAMFALEAGGELYLKADARTAPVFEALNSRPFAYASRNGRTTVMSYWLMPESAIEDEAEAQRLGALALEAALRARAAKPSRKAARPPRRA, encoded by the coding sequence ATGGATGCCGATGCCATCCGGGACGTCTTCCGGGGCCTCGGGCCGATCCGCATCCGCCGCATGTTCGGCGGCCACGGGATCTATCGTGGGGATGCGATGTTCGCCCTCGAGGCGGGCGGGGAGCTCTACCTGAAGGCGGATGCTCGGACCGCGCCTGTCTTCGAGGCCCTGAACTCCCGGCCCTTCGCCTATGCGAGCCGGAATGGCCGGACCACCGTCATGAGCTACTGGCTCATGCCCGAATCCGCCATCGAGGACGAAGCCGAGGCGCAGCGCCTCGGGGCCCTGGCCCTCGAGGCCGCCTTGCGCGCGCGGGCCGCGAAGCCCTCCCGAAAGGCCGCGAGGCCGCCGCGCCGGGCGTGA